A genomic segment from Salvia splendens isolate huo1 chromosome 13, SspV2, whole genome shotgun sequence encodes:
- the LOC121762113 gene encoding protein transport protein Sec24-like At3g07100 isoform X2, which produces MGTENPNPRNYPLRPAATPFASPQSSTPFASQQSSMPFASQRSSTPFLSSGPVVGSEAPVFRPGPPAASNFQAPPFSGRPLVGTEAPAFRPPPSSRPSEVVRPPPPPSSGGPPTSGFQSFPNPPMPSAGQVPPPHISLTGRPVIAPPTRPPPGPASIFSQPQPPLVSMGSPPQSLKTGQPNPNIPPPADQHFSAPRPSSQPSSPPTGTSYAAGRGIYPGYANMQPNSVSQDPPMQPASFQLQQGGYGPPLQSASFPLQQGGYAPRAPPTSLLAQQRGYAPIPPVSTPSGIYPGNQFQQHGIAPPVAAQQGLAEDFSSLSLGSIPGSFDAGLDITALPRPLDGDVEPKSFSDMYQMNCKSRFLRLTTSGIPNSQSLASRWHLPIGTVVCPLAETPPGEEVPIVNFATGIIRCRRCRTYVNPYVTFTDNGRKWRCNICSLLNDVPSDYFAQVDASGRRVDLDQRPELIKGSVEFIAPAEYMVRPPMPPLYFFLIDVSISAVKSGMLEVMAQTIRSCLDNLPGSTRTQICFITYDSTIHFYNMKSSLPQPQMMVISDLDDVFVPLPDDLLVNLSESRSVVEAFLDSLPSMFQENMNVESAFGPALKAAFLVMSQLGGKLLIFQNTLPSLGAGHLKLRGDDIRIYGTDKEHTIRLPEDSFYKQMAADFTKYQIAVNVYAFSDKYTDIASLGTLAKYTGGQVYYYPNFQASIHKDKLKHELSRDLTRETAWEAVMRIRCGKGVRFTSYHGNFMLRSTDLLALPAVDCDKAYAAQLSLEETLLTTPTVYFQVALLYTSSSGERRIRVHTAAAPVVADLGEMYRLADTGAMISLLSRLAIEKTLSSKLEEARNAIQHRIVKALREYRNLYAVQHRLSGRMIYPESLKFLPLYGLALCKSLPLRGGYSDVQLDERSAAAYTMMALPVKSLLELLYPNLVRVDEYLVKTEEFDIKKRLPLTVESLDTRGLYIFDDGFRFVVWFGKALSPDITKNLVGEYFATDFSKVSLSQRDNYLSRKIMEILNQYRKSDPSYFQLCHLVRQGDQPREGFFLLTSLVEDQTGGANGYADWMSLLYRQVQQNA; this is translated from the exons ATGGGGACCGAAAATCCCAATCCTCGAAACTATCCATTAAGACCAGCTGCAACACCATTTGCTTCTCCGCAATCTTCGACACCATTTGCTTCTCAGCAATCTTCAATGCCGTTTGCTTCTCAGCGATCTTCAACACCTTTCTTATCATCTGGTCCTGTTGTTGGATCAGAAGCACCCGTCTTTAGGCCTGGGCCTCCCGCAGCATCAAATTTCCAAGCACCTCCCTTTTCTGGGCGACCTCTGGTTGGAACGGAGGCCCCTGCCTTTAGACCCCCTCCATCAAGTAGACCTAGTGAAGTTGTCCGCCCACCTCCTCCACCATCTTCTGGTGGCCCACCTACTTCAGGATTTCAGAGTTTCCCAAACCCCCCAATGCCCTCAGCTGGTCAAGTACCACCTCCTCACATCTCTCTTACAGGAAGGCCTGTTATTGCTCCACCAACCAGACCTCCTCCAGGCCCTGCTTCTATATTTTCACAGCCCCAGCCACCTTTGGTATCCATGGGGTCTCCGCCTCAAAGCTTAAAAACTGGACAACCTAACCCAAATATCCCTCCTCCTGCAGATCAACACTTCTCAGCTCCCAGGCCTAGTTCCCAGCCTTCTTCGCCACCAACTGGGACATCTTATGCTGCTGGCAGGGGTATCTATCCAGGTTATGCCAATATGCAACCAAATTCTGTCTCCCAAGATCCACCTATGCAGCCTGCCTCCTTTCAATTGCAACAAGGAGGTTATGGTCCACCTTTGCAGTCTGCCTCCTTTCCTTTACAACAAGGGGGCTATGCTCCACGAGCGCCCCCAACTTCTCTTCTAGCTCAACAAAGAGGTTATGCTCCCATTCCACCCGTTTCAACTCCATCTGGCATCTATCCAGGGAACCAGTTCCAGCAACATGGCATAGCACCTCCAGTTGCTGCTCAACAGGGTTTGGCTGAAGATTTTAGTTCGCTCTCTCTTGGATCCATACCAGGATCGTTTGATGCTGGACTTGATATCACGGCCTTACCAAGGCCATTAGACGGTGATGTGGAACCTAAGTCTTTTTCTGACATGTACCAGATGAATTGTAAATCTAGATTCTTGCGACTGACAACAAGTGGCATACCGAATTCTCAATCATTGGCATCGCGGTGGCATTTGCCTATAGGGACTGTTGTTTGCCCTCTGGCAGAAACTCCTCCTGGG GAGGAAGTTCCAATAGTTAATTTTGCCACAGGAATCATTAGATGTAGAAGGTGTCGTACTTATGTGAATCCATATGTCACGTTCACAGACAATGGAAGAAAGTGGAGATGCAATATATGCTCATTGCTAAATGATG TTCCAAGTGATTATTTTGCCCAAGTGGATGCTAGTGGCAGAAGAGTTGATTTGGATCAAAGGCCTGAACTTATAAAGGGTAGTGTTGAGTTTATCGCTCCAGCTGAGTACATGGTCCGCCCTCCAATGCCGCCACTGTATTTTTTCCTCATCGATGTGTCAATATCTGCTGTTAAAAGTGGAATGCTTGAG GTTATGGCACAGACTATTAGGTCTTGTCTGGACAACTTACCTGGTTCTACACGAACACAGATTTGCTTTATAACTTATGACAGCACCATACATTTCTATAACATGAAG TCATCATTGCCGCAGCCTCAGATGATGGTTATCTCAGATTTGGATGATGTATTTGTTCCATTACCAGATGATCTTCTAGTCAACTTGTCAGAATCTAGGAGTGTGGTGGAGGCATTCCTTGATAGTTTGCCCTCTATGTTCCAGGAGAACATGAATGTTGAATCCGCATTTGGTCCGGCTCTGAAAGCCGCATTCTTGGTTATG AGCCAACTCGGCGGTAAATTGTTAATTTTCCAGAATACTCTACCATCTCTTGGTGCTGGCCATCTTAAGCTGCGTGGGGATGATATACGAATTTATGGGACAGATAAAGAGCATACTATACGATTACCTGAAGATTCATTTTATAAACAGATGGCTGCTGATTTCACTAAGTACCAGATAGCTGTAAATGTTTATGCATTCAGTGATAAGTACACGGATATTGCATCTTTGG GAACACTGGCAAAGTATACTGGCGGTCAGGTGTATTATTATCCAAATTTCCAGGCTAGCATCCATAAAGATAAGTTGAAACATGAGCTAAGCAGAGATCTTACCAGAGAAACTGCATGGGAAGCAGTCATGCGGATAAGATGTGGAAAAG GAGTACGTTTCACATCTTACCATGGGAATTTTATGCTAAGATCCACAGACTTACTTGCACTTCCTGCTGTTGACTGTGATAAAGCTTATGCAGCACAATTGTCTCTTGAAGAGACACTGCTGACTACCCCGACGGTCTACTTTCAAGTTGCATTACT ATATACATCATCTTCTGGAGAGAGGCGTATTAGGGTACACACTGCAGCTGCTCCAGTTGTTGCAGATCTGGGAGAGATGTACCGCCTGGCTGACACTGGAGCAATGATTTCTTTGCTCTCCAGGCTAG CAATTGAAAAGACTTTGTCATCCAAGTTAGAAGAAGCCCGGAATGCTATTCAACATCGTATTGTCAAAGCTTTAAGGGAATATCGAAATCTTTATGCTGTTCAGCATCGCTTGTCTGGAAGGATGATCTACCCCGAGTCACTAAAATTCTTACCATTGTATGGACTAGCATTGTGCAAGTCACTACCCCTCCGTGGTGGGTATTCTGATGTGCAGCTTGATGAGCGAAGTGCTGCGGCTTACACCATGATGGCTTTACCAGTTAAAAGTTTGCTGGAACTTCTGTATCCTAACCTGGTTCGTGTGGATGAGTATCTTGTAAAA ACTGAAGAATTTGACATCAAAAAGAGGCTTCCACTAACTGTAGAGAGCTTAGACACCAGAGGTCTCTATATCTTTGATGATGGTTTCCGGTTCGTTGTATGGTTTGGAAAAGCACTTTCACCTGACATAACTAAAAATTTGGTTGGGGAATATTTTGCCACAGACTTCTCAAAG GTTAGCCTTTCTCAAAGAGACAACTACTTGTCTAGAAAGATCATGGAGATTCTTAATCAATATAGGAAGAGTGATCCGTCATATTTTCAGCTATGCCATCTTGTGAGGCAGGGTGATCAACCTAGAGAAGGTTTCTTTCTACTCACAAGTCTTGTCGAGGACCAGACAGGTGGTGCCAACGGTTATGCTGACTGGATGTCGCTACTTTATCGGCAAGTTCAACAAAATGCATAA
- the LOC121762113 gene encoding protein transport protein Sec24-like At3g07100 isoform X1, with translation MGTENPNPRNYPLRPAATPFASPQSSTPFASQQSSMPFASQRSSTPFLSSGPVVGSEAPVFRPGPPAASNFQAPPFSGRPLVGTEAPAFRPPPSSRPSEVVRPPPPPSSGGPPTSGFQSFPNPPMPSAGQVPPPHISLTGRPVIAPPTRPPPGPASIFSQPQPPLVSMGSPPQSLKTGQPNPNIPPPADQHFSAPRPSSQPSSPPTGTSYAAGRGIYPGYANMQPNSVSQDPPMQPASFQLQQGGYGPPLQSASFPLQQGGYAPRAPPTSLLAQQRGYAPIPPVSTPSGIYPGNQFQQHGIAPPVAAQQGLAEDFSSLSLGSIPGSFDAGLDITALPRPLDGDVEPKSFSDMYQMNCKSRFLRLTTSGIPNSQSLASRWHLPIGTVVCPLAETPPGEEVPIVNFATGIIRCRRCRTYVNPYVTFTDNGRKWRCNICSLLNDVPSDYFAQVDASGRRVDLDQRPELIKGSVEFIAPAEYMVRPPMPPLYFFLIDVSISAVKSGMLEVMAQTIRSCLDNLPGSTRTQICFITYDSTIHFYNMKSSLPQPQMMVISDLDDVFVPLPDDLLVNLSESRSVVEAFLDSLPSMFQENMNVESAFGPALKAAFLVMSQLGGKLLIFQNTLPSLGAGHLKLRGDDIRIYGTDKEHTIRLPEDSFYKQMAADFTKYQIAVNVYAFSDKYTDIASLGTLAKYTGGQVYYYPNFQASIHKDKLKHELSRDLTRETAWEAVMRIRCGKGVRFTSYHGNFMLRSTDLLALPAVDCDKAYAAQLSLEETLLTTPTVYFQVALLYTSSSGERRIRVHTAAAPVVADLGEMYRLADTGAMISLLSRLAIEKTLSSKLEEARNAIQHRIVKALREYRNLYAVQHRLSGRMIYPESLKFLPLYGLALCKSLPLRGGYSDVQLDERSAAAYTMMALPVKSLLELLYPNLVRVDEYLVKVSLLHSCFLCWSMIWYVSYLLPMSPQTEEFDIKKRLPLTVESLDTRGLYIFDDGFRFVVWFGKALSPDITKNLVGEYFATDFSKVSLSQRDNYLSRKIMEILNQYRKSDPSYFQLCHLVRQGDQPREGFFLLTSLVEDQTGGANGYADWMSLLYRQVQQNA, from the exons ATGGGGACCGAAAATCCCAATCCTCGAAACTATCCATTAAGACCAGCTGCAACACCATTTGCTTCTCCGCAATCTTCGACACCATTTGCTTCTCAGCAATCTTCAATGCCGTTTGCTTCTCAGCGATCTTCAACACCTTTCTTATCATCTGGTCCTGTTGTTGGATCAGAAGCACCCGTCTTTAGGCCTGGGCCTCCCGCAGCATCAAATTTCCAAGCACCTCCCTTTTCTGGGCGACCTCTGGTTGGAACGGAGGCCCCTGCCTTTAGACCCCCTCCATCAAGTAGACCTAGTGAAGTTGTCCGCCCACCTCCTCCACCATCTTCTGGTGGCCCACCTACTTCAGGATTTCAGAGTTTCCCAAACCCCCCAATGCCCTCAGCTGGTCAAGTACCACCTCCTCACATCTCTCTTACAGGAAGGCCTGTTATTGCTCCACCAACCAGACCTCCTCCAGGCCCTGCTTCTATATTTTCACAGCCCCAGCCACCTTTGGTATCCATGGGGTCTCCGCCTCAAAGCTTAAAAACTGGACAACCTAACCCAAATATCCCTCCTCCTGCAGATCAACACTTCTCAGCTCCCAGGCCTAGTTCCCAGCCTTCTTCGCCACCAACTGGGACATCTTATGCTGCTGGCAGGGGTATCTATCCAGGTTATGCCAATATGCAACCAAATTCTGTCTCCCAAGATCCACCTATGCAGCCTGCCTCCTTTCAATTGCAACAAGGAGGTTATGGTCCACCTTTGCAGTCTGCCTCCTTTCCTTTACAACAAGGGGGCTATGCTCCACGAGCGCCCCCAACTTCTCTTCTAGCTCAACAAAGAGGTTATGCTCCCATTCCACCCGTTTCAACTCCATCTGGCATCTATCCAGGGAACCAGTTCCAGCAACATGGCATAGCACCTCCAGTTGCTGCTCAACAGGGTTTGGCTGAAGATTTTAGTTCGCTCTCTCTTGGATCCATACCAGGATCGTTTGATGCTGGACTTGATATCACGGCCTTACCAAGGCCATTAGACGGTGATGTGGAACCTAAGTCTTTTTCTGACATGTACCAGATGAATTGTAAATCTAGATTCTTGCGACTGACAACAAGTGGCATACCGAATTCTCAATCATTGGCATCGCGGTGGCATTTGCCTATAGGGACTGTTGTTTGCCCTCTGGCAGAAACTCCTCCTGGG GAGGAAGTTCCAATAGTTAATTTTGCCACAGGAATCATTAGATGTAGAAGGTGTCGTACTTATGTGAATCCATATGTCACGTTCACAGACAATGGAAGAAAGTGGAGATGCAATATATGCTCATTGCTAAATGATG TTCCAAGTGATTATTTTGCCCAAGTGGATGCTAGTGGCAGAAGAGTTGATTTGGATCAAAGGCCTGAACTTATAAAGGGTAGTGTTGAGTTTATCGCTCCAGCTGAGTACATGGTCCGCCCTCCAATGCCGCCACTGTATTTTTTCCTCATCGATGTGTCAATATCTGCTGTTAAAAGTGGAATGCTTGAG GTTATGGCACAGACTATTAGGTCTTGTCTGGACAACTTACCTGGTTCTACACGAACACAGATTTGCTTTATAACTTATGACAGCACCATACATTTCTATAACATGAAG TCATCATTGCCGCAGCCTCAGATGATGGTTATCTCAGATTTGGATGATGTATTTGTTCCATTACCAGATGATCTTCTAGTCAACTTGTCAGAATCTAGGAGTGTGGTGGAGGCATTCCTTGATAGTTTGCCCTCTATGTTCCAGGAGAACATGAATGTTGAATCCGCATTTGGTCCGGCTCTGAAAGCCGCATTCTTGGTTATG AGCCAACTCGGCGGTAAATTGTTAATTTTCCAGAATACTCTACCATCTCTTGGTGCTGGCCATCTTAAGCTGCGTGGGGATGATATACGAATTTATGGGACAGATAAAGAGCATACTATACGATTACCTGAAGATTCATTTTATAAACAGATGGCTGCTGATTTCACTAAGTACCAGATAGCTGTAAATGTTTATGCATTCAGTGATAAGTACACGGATATTGCATCTTTGG GAACACTGGCAAAGTATACTGGCGGTCAGGTGTATTATTATCCAAATTTCCAGGCTAGCATCCATAAAGATAAGTTGAAACATGAGCTAAGCAGAGATCTTACCAGAGAAACTGCATGGGAAGCAGTCATGCGGATAAGATGTGGAAAAG GAGTACGTTTCACATCTTACCATGGGAATTTTATGCTAAGATCCACAGACTTACTTGCACTTCCTGCTGTTGACTGTGATAAAGCTTATGCAGCACAATTGTCTCTTGAAGAGACACTGCTGACTACCCCGACGGTCTACTTTCAAGTTGCATTACT ATATACATCATCTTCTGGAGAGAGGCGTATTAGGGTACACACTGCAGCTGCTCCAGTTGTTGCAGATCTGGGAGAGATGTACCGCCTGGCTGACACTGGAGCAATGATTTCTTTGCTCTCCAGGCTAG CAATTGAAAAGACTTTGTCATCCAAGTTAGAAGAAGCCCGGAATGCTATTCAACATCGTATTGTCAAAGCTTTAAGGGAATATCGAAATCTTTATGCTGTTCAGCATCGCTTGTCTGGAAGGATGATCTACCCCGAGTCACTAAAATTCTTACCATTGTATGGACTAGCATTGTGCAAGTCACTACCCCTCCGTGGTGGGTATTCTGATGTGCAGCTTGATGAGCGAAGTGCTGCGGCTTACACCATGATGGCTTTACCAGTTAAAAGTTTGCTGGAACTTCTGTATCCTAACCTGGTTCGTGTGGATGAGTATCTTGTAAAAGTAAGTTTATTGCATTCTTGTTTCCTATGTTGGAGTATGATTTGGTATGTATCTTACCTATTGCCTATGTCTCCTCAGACTGAAGAATTTGACATCAAAAAGAGGCTTCCACTAACTGTAGAGAGCTTAGACACCAGAGGTCTCTATATCTTTGATGATGGTTTCCGGTTCGTTGTATGGTTTGGAAAAGCACTTTCACCTGACATAACTAAAAATTTGGTTGGGGAATATTTTGCCACAGACTTCTCAAAG GTTAGCCTTTCTCAAAGAGACAACTACTTGTCTAGAAAGATCATGGAGATTCTTAATCAATATAGGAAGAGTGATCCGTCATATTTTCAGCTATGCCATCTTGTGAGGCAGGGTGATCAACCTAGAGAAGGTTTCTTTCTACTCACAAGTCTTGTCGAGGACCAGACAGGTGGTGCCAACGGTTATGCTGACTGGATGTCGCTACTTTATCGGCAAGTTCAACAAAATGCATAA
- the LOC121762113 gene encoding protein transport protein Sec24-like At3g07100 isoform X3 has translation MGTENPNPRNYPLRPAATPFASPQSSTPFASQQSSMPFASQRSSTPFLSSGPVVGSEAPVFRPGPPAASNFQAPPFSGRPLVGTEAPAFRPPPSSRPSEVVRPPPPPSSGGPPTSGFQSFPNPPMPSAGQVPPPHISLTGRPVIAPPTRPPPGPASIFSQPQPPLVSMGSPPQSLKTGQPNPNIPPPADQHFSAPRPSSQPSSPPTGTSYAAGRGIYPGYANMQPNSVSQDPPMQPASFQLQQGGYGPPLQSASFPLQQGGYAPRAPPTSLLAQQRGYAPIPPVSTPSGIYPGNQFQQHGIAPPVAAQQGLAEDFSSLSLGSIPGSFDAGLDITALPRPLDGDVEPKSFSDMYQMNCKSRFLRLTTSGIPNSQSLASRWHLPIGTVVCPLAETPPGEEVPIVNFATGIIRCRRCRTYVNPYVTFTDNGRKWRCNICSLLNDVPSDYFAQVDASGRRVDLDQRPELIKGSVEFIAPAEYMVRPPMPPLYFFLIDVSISAVKSGMLEVMAQTIRSCLDNLPGSTRTQICFITYDSTIHFYNMKENMNVESAFGPALKAAFLVMSQLGGKLLIFQNTLPSLGAGHLKLRGDDIRIYGTDKEHTIRLPEDSFYKQMAADFTKYQIAVNVYAFSDKYTDIASLGTLAKYTGGQVYYYPNFQASIHKDKLKHELSRDLTRETAWEAVMRIRCGKGVRFTSYHGNFMLRSTDLLALPAVDCDKAYAAQLSLEETLLTTPTVYFQVALLYTSSSGERRIRVHTAAAPVVADLGEMYRLADTGAMISLLSRLAIEKTLSSKLEEARNAIQHRIVKALREYRNLYAVQHRLSGRMIYPESLKFLPLYGLALCKSLPLRGGYSDVQLDERSAAAYTMMALPVKSLLELLYPNLVRVDEYLVKVSLLHSCFLCWSMIWYVSYLLPMSPQTEEFDIKKRLPLTVESLDTRGLYIFDDGFRFVVWFGKALSPDITKNLVGEYFATDFSKVSLSQRDNYLSRKIMEILNQYRKSDPSYFQLCHLVRQGDQPREGFFLLTSLVEDQTGGANGYADWMSLLYRQVQQNA, from the exons ATGGGGACCGAAAATCCCAATCCTCGAAACTATCCATTAAGACCAGCTGCAACACCATTTGCTTCTCCGCAATCTTCGACACCATTTGCTTCTCAGCAATCTTCAATGCCGTTTGCTTCTCAGCGATCTTCAACACCTTTCTTATCATCTGGTCCTGTTGTTGGATCAGAAGCACCCGTCTTTAGGCCTGGGCCTCCCGCAGCATCAAATTTCCAAGCACCTCCCTTTTCTGGGCGACCTCTGGTTGGAACGGAGGCCCCTGCCTTTAGACCCCCTCCATCAAGTAGACCTAGTGAAGTTGTCCGCCCACCTCCTCCACCATCTTCTGGTGGCCCACCTACTTCAGGATTTCAGAGTTTCCCAAACCCCCCAATGCCCTCAGCTGGTCAAGTACCACCTCCTCACATCTCTCTTACAGGAAGGCCTGTTATTGCTCCACCAACCAGACCTCCTCCAGGCCCTGCTTCTATATTTTCACAGCCCCAGCCACCTTTGGTATCCATGGGGTCTCCGCCTCAAAGCTTAAAAACTGGACAACCTAACCCAAATATCCCTCCTCCTGCAGATCAACACTTCTCAGCTCCCAGGCCTAGTTCCCAGCCTTCTTCGCCACCAACTGGGACATCTTATGCTGCTGGCAGGGGTATCTATCCAGGTTATGCCAATATGCAACCAAATTCTGTCTCCCAAGATCCACCTATGCAGCCTGCCTCCTTTCAATTGCAACAAGGAGGTTATGGTCCACCTTTGCAGTCTGCCTCCTTTCCTTTACAACAAGGGGGCTATGCTCCACGAGCGCCCCCAACTTCTCTTCTAGCTCAACAAAGAGGTTATGCTCCCATTCCACCCGTTTCAACTCCATCTGGCATCTATCCAGGGAACCAGTTCCAGCAACATGGCATAGCACCTCCAGTTGCTGCTCAACAGGGTTTGGCTGAAGATTTTAGTTCGCTCTCTCTTGGATCCATACCAGGATCGTTTGATGCTGGACTTGATATCACGGCCTTACCAAGGCCATTAGACGGTGATGTGGAACCTAAGTCTTTTTCTGACATGTACCAGATGAATTGTAAATCTAGATTCTTGCGACTGACAACAAGTGGCATACCGAATTCTCAATCATTGGCATCGCGGTGGCATTTGCCTATAGGGACTGTTGTTTGCCCTCTGGCAGAAACTCCTCCTGGG GAGGAAGTTCCAATAGTTAATTTTGCCACAGGAATCATTAGATGTAGAAGGTGTCGTACTTATGTGAATCCATATGTCACGTTCACAGACAATGGAAGAAAGTGGAGATGCAATATATGCTCATTGCTAAATGATG TTCCAAGTGATTATTTTGCCCAAGTGGATGCTAGTGGCAGAAGAGTTGATTTGGATCAAAGGCCTGAACTTATAAAGGGTAGTGTTGAGTTTATCGCTCCAGCTGAGTACATGGTCCGCCCTCCAATGCCGCCACTGTATTTTTTCCTCATCGATGTGTCAATATCTGCTGTTAAAAGTGGAATGCTTGAG GTTATGGCACAGACTATTAGGTCTTGTCTGGACAACTTACCTGGTTCTACACGAACACAGATTTGCTTTATAACTTATGACAGCACCATACATTTCTATAACATGAAG GAGAACATGAATGTTGAATCCGCATTTGGTCCGGCTCTGAAAGCCGCATTCTTGGTTATG AGCCAACTCGGCGGTAAATTGTTAATTTTCCAGAATACTCTACCATCTCTTGGTGCTGGCCATCTTAAGCTGCGTGGGGATGATATACGAATTTATGGGACAGATAAAGAGCATACTATACGATTACCTGAAGATTCATTTTATAAACAGATGGCTGCTGATTTCACTAAGTACCAGATAGCTGTAAATGTTTATGCATTCAGTGATAAGTACACGGATATTGCATCTTTGG GAACACTGGCAAAGTATACTGGCGGTCAGGTGTATTATTATCCAAATTTCCAGGCTAGCATCCATAAAGATAAGTTGAAACATGAGCTAAGCAGAGATCTTACCAGAGAAACTGCATGGGAAGCAGTCATGCGGATAAGATGTGGAAAAG GAGTACGTTTCACATCTTACCATGGGAATTTTATGCTAAGATCCACAGACTTACTTGCACTTCCTGCTGTTGACTGTGATAAAGCTTATGCAGCACAATTGTCTCTTGAAGAGACACTGCTGACTACCCCGACGGTCTACTTTCAAGTTGCATTACT ATATACATCATCTTCTGGAGAGAGGCGTATTAGGGTACACACTGCAGCTGCTCCAGTTGTTGCAGATCTGGGAGAGATGTACCGCCTGGCTGACACTGGAGCAATGATTTCTTTGCTCTCCAGGCTAG CAATTGAAAAGACTTTGTCATCCAAGTTAGAAGAAGCCCGGAATGCTATTCAACATCGTATTGTCAAAGCTTTAAGGGAATATCGAAATCTTTATGCTGTTCAGCATCGCTTGTCTGGAAGGATGATCTACCCCGAGTCACTAAAATTCTTACCATTGTATGGACTAGCATTGTGCAAGTCACTACCCCTCCGTGGTGGGTATTCTGATGTGCAGCTTGATGAGCGAAGTGCTGCGGCTTACACCATGATGGCTTTACCAGTTAAAAGTTTGCTGGAACTTCTGTATCCTAACCTGGTTCGTGTGGATGAGTATCTTGTAAAAGTAAGTTTATTGCATTCTTGTTTCCTATGTTGGAGTATGATTTGGTATGTATCTTACCTATTGCCTATGTCTCCTCAGACTGAAGAATTTGACATCAAAAAGAGGCTTCCACTAACTGTAGAGAGCTTAGACACCAGAGGTCTCTATATCTTTGATGATGGTTTCCGGTTCGTTGTATGGTTTGGAAAAGCACTTTCACCTGACATAACTAAAAATTTGGTTGGGGAATATTTTGCCACAGACTTCTCAAAG GTTAGCCTTTCTCAAAGAGACAACTACTTGTCTAGAAAGATCATGGAGATTCTTAATCAATATAGGAAGAGTGATCCGTCATATTTTCAGCTATGCCATCTTGTGAGGCAGGGTGATCAACCTAGAGAAGGTTTCTTTCTACTCACAAGTCTTGTCGAGGACCAGACAGGTGGTGCCAACGGTTATGCTGACTGGATGTCGCTACTTTATCGGCAAGTTCAACAAAATGCATAA